The proteins below come from a single Chelmon rostratus isolate fCheRos1 chromosome 10, fCheRos1.pri, whole genome shotgun sequence genomic window:
- the LOC121613006 gene encoding uncharacterized protein LOC121613006 isoform X2 → MDHARPQDSHQSKDEKRQITGVQSPSRLREWISNSYKSKSVGGRFSRPRDDHSFHKPGFGGQRYHHFHPAAYFHQRGHFQPNLHHIALRRREGEQERYEHRESADGSSLPKQNTARAFLPRSTSSRDKDMQFIVCQSDRKQSNKRDHRGTKSKEREQSRDGELPSTASQTVALDTAIQQKRREMYEVEECHYRGSKSIERERNRDDELPSAESQTEARDRAIQQKRREIDEKRWPLAFHISMVAGL, encoded by the exons atggatCATGCGCGACCACAGGACTCACATCAAAGCAAG GATGAGAAGAGGCAGATCACAGGAGTGCAAAGTCCGTCCAGACTGAGGGAATGGATATCTAATTCTTACAAGTCGAAGTCTGTGGGGGGGCGATTCTCCAGACCTCG CGATGACCACTCCTTCCACAAACCTGGCTTCGGCGGCCAGAGGTACCACCACTTCCACCCCGCGGCTTACTTCCACCAGAGAGGTCATTTCCAGCCTAACCTTCACCACATCGcactgaggaggagggaaggagagcaggagcgGTACGAGCACAGAGAGAGCGCTGACGGGAGTTCACTTCCAAAACAGAACA CTGCTAGAGCTTTCTTACCAAGgtccacctccagcagagacAAGGACATGCAGTTCATC GTGTGTCAGAGCGACAGGAAGCAAAGCAATAAGAGAGATCACAGGGGCAccaaaagcaaagagagagaacaaagcagaGACGGGGAGCTCCCTTCTACTGCGAGCCAGACGGTGGCACTAGATACGGCCATccagcagaagaggagagagatgtaTGAGGTAGAGGAGTGTCATTACAGGGGGAGCAAAAGCATAGAAAGAGAACGAAACCGAGACGACGAGCTCCCTTCGGCTGAGAGCCAGACGGAGGCACGAGACAGAGCCATccagcagaagaggagagagatagaTGAG
- the LOC121613144 gene encoding receptor-type tyrosine-protein phosphatase V-like codes for MRVQTFSRAQILQEFRLRCQELAANDNRGFTQEFEELNDVGRDLTTRVGNSQANREKNRYPYILPYDHCRVRLSVQASHPHTDYINANFVPGGGSERDFICTQGPLHNTVADFWRMVWEQNVRIIVMVTALRHKNIVLCEKYWPLERGTVYHGLIQVTTVSRKQGPDYFITTINLRQRDCPTDRTVTHYYYPSWPDRGTPNDSASLCAFTEHVRRDLEAIPRLGPAVVHCSAGVGRSGTFVSLLWLMQLCARGIRPDIRAAVEDLRLHRMWMVQNLEQYIFVYQCLLLWLSGGTSACPQSQGVSSNINHSVQERPHSSSAQGNRAGRRRRRHHRQTTPSDQPQNAVQQILHPGKLLRRLLPSSSLFNSGSHTS; via the exons ATGAG GGTGCAAACGTTCTCGAGAGCTCAAATTCTACAGGAGTTTCGTTTACGATGCCAGGAGCTCGCAGCCAATGACAACAGAGGCTTTACGCAGGAGTTTGAG GAGCTAAATGATGTTGGCAGAGACCTCACCACCAGAGTGGGGAACTCACAGGCCAACAGGGAAAAGAACAGATACCCCTACATATTACCAT ATGATCACTGTCGGGTGAGGCTGTCCGTTCAAGCCTCCCACCCGCACACCGACTACATCAACGCAAATTTTGTCCCT GGCGGAGGATCAGAAAGAGACTTCATCTGCACCCAGGGTCCTTTGCACAACACCGTGGCAGACTTCTGGAGGATGGTGTGGGAGCAGAACGTCAGGATAATCGTCATGGTGACAGCTCTGAGACACAAGAACATA gtgctgTGTGAGAAGTACTGGCCTCTGGAACGAGGGACAGTTTATCACGGACTGATCCAAGTGACGACAGTGAGCCGTAAACAAGGTCCAGATTATTTTATCACCACCATTAACCTCAGACAG agagatTGTCCAACAGACAGGACAGTCACACATTATTACTACCCGTCCTGGCCGGACAGGGGCACCCCTAAtgactcagcctctctctgtgcCTTCACTGAGCATGTGCGGCGAGATTTGGAAGCCATTCCTCGCCTGGGGCCGGCTGTGGTGCACTGCAG TGCAGGTGTTGGCCGTTCAGGGACATTCgtgtcactgctgtggctgatGCAGCTGTGTGCGAGGGGCATCCGGCCTGATATCCGGGCTGCTGTCGAGGATCTGCGGCTACATCGAATGTGGATGGTCCAGAATCTG GAGCAGTACATATTTGTTTATCAGTGTCTGCTACTCTGGCTCAGTGGAGGAACCTCAGCATG CCCACAAAGTCAGGGAGTCAGTTCAAATATTAACCACAGCGTTCAGGAGCGACCCCACAGCTCCTCAGCACAGGGAAACCGAGCGGGGAGGAGGAGACGCCGCCATCATCGACAGACGACTCCGTCAGACCAACCACAGAACGCAGTGCAGCAGATTTTACACCCCGGGAAGCTACTGAGGAGGTTGCTGCCTTCCTCATCGCTGTTCAATTCAGGCTCACACACCTCCTGA
- the LOC121613143 gene encoding glutamine-rich protein 1-like: MNNSLDGTGSYEELVRQKARSIPQHRMKEFLESLASKGPDALQEFSQQSADTTTTTTTMVYQQEANCIYTDSTEVAGSLLELACPVQVQVQPQQQQIQESTSQQQSVQQNTEQQIVQVQIQGQQQSQMLGQVLQVPSGSHQQLQGVTTAQLIQPGELTEEQHQQLQAQLVAAVAGGQQIQIQTVGALSPTQQQDNVERRVLGTTVATSQGAGVLQPAKKRKVDMPITVSYALPGQQVATVLAIPQGQGQQQSYVSLRPDLLTVDSSHLYSATGTITSPTGETWTIPVYSAPAGSGGREQVTHIAIPQEAYGTVQVAGTNTTTMTTMPTQVTVENDKLKIPASQSQTAQAVSSITSSGGMGQEEVVHTLAANTLFPAQLMNGNIHIPVAVQGYSNTTQSLIWDPQQQVLHTQGLSGQDAQQLQGQTVVAEVDGQGQQQVQVQELLLPATLKPEEGLDVWRLWAQQKNAELDKSDKNKLAPIGRRQALRFQEDLVSCAVAELCMGLSLMTTEARGLEGESYEADVLYYVFLCIQKYLFDNGRVDDVFSDQYYTRFAHSLHQILEPWRPSIHPLGYVIPSHVTEEMLWECKQLGAHSPSTLLTTLMFFNTKYFHLKTVDQHLKVAFSKVLRHTRKSANNPKDKSTSIRYLKSTERFIGQKVTDDMYSEQLEDPENPLRCPIKLYDFYLFKCPQSAKGRNDTFYLTPEPVVAPNSPIWYSTQPIPKEQLEQMLARILVIREIQEAINMLERVP, translated from the exons ATGAATAACTCCTTGGATGGTACAGGCTCCTATGAGGAGCTTGTGAGGCAGAAGGCTCGGAGCATCCCGCAGCATCGCATGAAGGAGTTTCTGGAGTCCTTGGCCAGCAAGGGACCAGATGCTCTGCAGGAGTTCAGCCAGCAAAGCGCAGACActactaccaccaccaccactatgGTCTACCAACAGGAGGCTAACTGCATctacacagacagcacagaggtggCAGGGTCATTGCTGGAACTGGCTTGTCCG gttcaggtccaggtccagccacagcagcaacagataCAGGAGTCCACATCTCAGCAGCAGTCTGTACAACAGAATACAGAGCAACAGATCGTGCAG GTGCAGATCCAGGGCCAGCAGCAAAGTCAAATGCTGGGTCAGGTCCTCCAGGTGCCCTCTGGCTCCCATCAGCAGCTTCAAGGTGTGACTACTGCACAGCTGATTCAGCCTGGGGAGCTCACGGAAGAGCAGCACCAACAG CTGCAAGCCCAGTTGGTGGCCGCTGTTGCAGGAGGACAGCAGATCCAAATCCAGACAGTGGGGGCCCTCTCTCCCACCCAGCAGCAGGACAATGTTGAGAGGAGGGTGCTAGGGACCACCGTTGCCACATCACAAGGAGCAGGTGTCCTCCAGCCAGCCAAGAAGCGTAAAGTGGACATGCCAATCACTGTGTCCTATGCCTTGCCTGGTCAGCAAGTAGCCACAGTCCTGGCTATCCCTCAGGGACAGGGCCAGCAGCAAAGTTACGTGTCCCTGCGGCCGGACCTCCTAACTGTGGACAGCTCTCACCTTTACAGCGCTACAGGCACTATCACCAGTCCCACAGGGGAGACCTGGACAATCCCTGTCTACTCTGCTCCCGCTGGTTCCGGAGGCCGTGAGCAGGTCACGCACATTGCCATCCCCCAGGAGGCCTATGGAACAGTGCAGGTTGCAGGGACAAACACTACTACAATGACCACAATGCCAACGCAAGTTACTGTTGAAAATGACAAGCTGAAAATCCCTGCAAGTCAAAGTCAGACAGCACAGGCCGTGTCCAGCATAACAAGCTCTGGGGGAATGGGCCAAGAAGAAGTGGTGCACACACtggctgcaaacacactgttCCCTGCCCAGCTGATGAATGGAAACATACACATCCCTGTGGCAGTGCAGGGCTACTCCAACACTACACAGTCCCTTATCTGGGACCCACAGCAGCAggtgctgcacacacaggggCTGTCAGGACAGGACGCACAACAACTACAG GGTCAGACAGTGGTAGCAGAGGTGGATGGCCAAGGCCAGcagcaggtgcaggtgcaggagctgctgctgcctgccacTTTGAAGCCAGAGGAGGGGCTGGACGTGTGGCGGCTTTGGGCtcagcagaaaaatgcagagctggacaaatcagacaaaaataaactggCCCCAATTGGTC gaCGCCAGGCACTGCGTTTCCAGGAGGACTTGGTGTCATGCGCAGTAGCCGAGCTCTGCATGGGTCTCTCTTTGATGACAACAGAGGCTCGGGGGCTCGAGGGGGAGTCCTATGAAGCTGATGTTCTCTACTATGTATTTCTGTGCATACAAAAA TATCTGTTTGATAACGGTCGTGTGGACGACGTTTTCTCAGATCAGTACTACACTCGCTTCGCTCACAGTCTCCACCAGATCTTGGAGCCGTGGAGaccatccattcatccactAG GCTATGTTATCCCTAGCCATGTGACAGAGGAGATGCTGTGGGAATGTAAACAGCTGGGAGCTCATTCTCCCTCCACGCTGCTCACAACTTTAATGTTCTTCAACACCAA GTATTTCCACCTGAAGACAGTGGATCAGCATCTAAAAGTGGCCTTTTCTAAGGTGCTGAGACACACTAGGAAGAGTGCCAACAACCCCAAAGACAAGAGCACCAGCATCCGATACCTTAAGTCAACAGAGAGGTTCATAGGGCAGAAAG tCACAGATGACATGTactcagagcagctggaggaccCAGAGAACCCGCTGCGATGCCCCATCAAGCTCTACGATTTCTACCTCTTCAAATG TCCCCAGAGTGCTAAAGGTCGCAATGACACCTTCTACCTGACTCCAGAGCCCGTGGTGGCTCCTAACAGCCCCATCTGGTACTCGACCCAACCAATCCCAAAAGAACAGCTGGAGCAGATGCTTGCCCGCATCCTCGTCATCCGCGAAATCCAGGAAGCCATTAACATGTTGGAGAGAGTGCCCTAG
- the qars1 gene encoding glutamine--tRNA ligase, translated as MADTLTLFTSIGLSEQKAKETLKNEALSSSLKEAIVQAQRVCGASGVDKAMGTLLYNMASRLKDIKRLPLLSDSIAQSKICTELQLAAALDFVKNHPEDPINQKEFEETCGVGVVITPEQIEDAVETVIKKHKEQLLQERYHFNMGLLMGEARSALKWADGKVIKNEVDMQVLHLLGPKTEADLEKKSKKAKVTENEAKAKKEDVAANGEVTAGEEKSLMEQLKGEALKFHKPGENYKTDGYVVTPKTMELLKQHLELTGGQIRTRFPPEPNGILHIGHAKAINFNFGYAKANNGICFLRYDDTNPEKEEEKYFTAIKEMVEWLGYKPYAVTHASDNFQQLYDLAVDLIRRGHAYVCHQKGEELKGHNAPPSPWRDRPIEESLVLFERMKKGLFAEGEATLRMKMVMEDGKMDPVAYRIKYTPHHRTGDEWCIYPTYDYTHCLCDSIENITHSLCTKEFQARRSSYFWLCNALDVYCPVQWEYGRLNLTYTVVSKRKIIKLVEAGIVRDWDDPRLFTLTALRRRGFPPEAINNFCARVGVTVSQTMTEPHLLESCVRDVLNDSAPRAMAVLDPLKITIINLTENSKTDVRVPDFPANEARGSHVVPFTRTVFIEQSDFREVMEKGYKRLTPQQPVGLRHAGYVISVQKVIKDAQGKVVELEVNCCSSDTAEKPKAFIHWVSQPLVCEVRLYERLFLHKHPEDPSEVPNGFLTDINPDSMQTISSALVDTSVKGAKVFDKFQFERLGYFSVDLDSTADKLVFNRTVTLKEDPGKI; from the exons ATGGCGGATACGTTGACACTTTTCACTTCAATTGGGCTCAGCGAGCAGAAAGCGAAGGAAACGCTGAAAAATGAAGCGCTGAGCTCTTCTTTGAAGGAGGCGATTGTTCAG GCTCAGCGTGTTTGTGGGGCATCAGGAGTGGACAAAGCCATGGGTACATTGTTGTACAATATGGCATCTCGCCTTAAAGACATCAAACGCCTGCCACTCCTGTCGGACAGTATAGCTCAGAGCAAaatctgcacagagctgcagctggcag CTGCATTGGACTTTGTGAAGAATCATCCAGAGGACCCCATCAACCAGAAAGAGTTTGAAGAAACATGTGGAGTTGGCGTGGTCATAACACCGGAGCAGATTGAAGACGCA GTGGAGACGGTCATCAAAAAGCACAAAGAACAGCTTTTGCAGGAGAGGTACCACTTCAACATGGGACTGCTCATGG GAGAGGCACGCTCTGCCCTGAAATGGGCCGACGGGAAGGTCATCAAAAATGAGGTGGacatgcag GTCCTACACCTCTTAGGACCCAAGACAGAGGCTGACCTGGAGAAAAAATCTAAG AAAGCTAAAGTCACAGAGAATGAGGCTAAGGCAAAGAAAGAAGACGTGGCAGCTAACG GTGAGGTGACGGCTGGGGAGGAAAAGTCGTTAATGGAGCAGCTCAAAGGAGAGGCGCTGAAGTTCCATAAACCAG GAGAGAACTATAAAACCGACGGCTATGTGGTCACACCAAAAACAATGGAGTTACTAAAACAGCACCTGGAGCTCACTGGTGGACAG ATTCGAACTCGTTTTCCTCCTGAGCCCAATGGTATCCTTCACATCGGACATGCCAAAGCTATCAACTTCAATTTTGGCTATGCAAAG GCAAACAACGGAATTTGTTTCTTAAGGTATGATGACACAAAtccagagaaagaggaggaaaagtaCTTCACTGCTATCAAAGAAATGGTGGAGTGGCTTG GCTACAAACCTTATGCTGTGACGCATGCATCAGACAACTTTCAGCAGCTCTACGACCTTGCTGTGGATCTTATTCGCAG GGGCCATGCGTATGTGTGTCACCAGAAAGGGGAGGAACTGAAGGGCCATAACGCTCCTCCGTCACCCTGGAGAGACAGACCCATCGAGGAGTCCCTGGTGTTGTttgagaggatgaagaagggCCTGTTTGCTGAGGGAGAGGCCACGCTCAGGATGAAGATGGTCATGGAGGACGGCAAGATGGACCCTGTGGCGTACAGAATCAAATACACGCCACATCATCGGACAGGAGATGAATG GTGCATCTACCCCACTTATGACTACACTCACTGTCTGTGTGACTCTATTGAAAAtatcacacactcactctgtaCCAAAGAGTTCCAGGCCAG GCGTTCGTCATATTTCTGGCTGTGTAACGCTCTGGATGTGTACTGCCCTGTTCAGTGGGAATATGGGCGCTTGAACCTCACCTACACCGTCGTGTCCAAGAGGAAAATCATCAAACTGGTGGAGGCTGGTATCGTTAG AGACTGGGACGATCCCAGACTCTTCACTTTGACTGCGCTGAGAAGGAGAGGTTTCCCGCCGGAGGCAATTAACAACTTCTGTGCACGG GTCGGAGTCACAGTTTCCCAGACAATGACAGAGCCCCACCTTCTGGAGTCGTGTGTGAGGGACGTGCTGAACGACTCGGCACCCAGAGCCATGGCTGTGCTGGACCCACTCAAAATCACCATAATAAACCTTACTGAGAACTCAAAG ACAGATGTACGAGTACCAGACTTCCCTGCCAACGAGGCCAGGGGCAGCCACGTGGTTCCATTTACACGCACAGTCTTCATTGAGCAGAGTGACTTCAGAGAG GTGATGGAGAAGGGCTACAAGCGTCTGACCCCACAACAGCCTGTAGGTCTGAGGCACGCTGGGTACGTCATCTCTGTCCAGAAGGTCATCAAG GACGCTCAGGGTAAAGTGGTGGAACTGGAGGTGAACTGCTGCAGTTCTGACACCGCAGAAAAACCAAAGGCTTTCATTCACTGGGTCAGCCAGCCATTGGTGTGTGAAGTGCGTCTTTATGAAAGACT ATTCCTGCACAAACATCCAGAGGATCCATCTGAAGTGCCCAATGGCTTCCTGACTGACATCAATCCT GATTCCATGCAGACGATCAGCAGTGCCTTAGTGGATACCTCAGTCAAGGGAGCAAAGGTTTTTGACAAATTCCAGTTTGAAAGACTTGGGTACTTCTCCGTGGACCTCGACAGCACTGCAGACAAG CTCGTCTTCAACAGAACAGTCACCCTCAAAGAAGACCCGGGGAAGATCTGA
- the ogg1 gene encoding N-glycosylase/DNA lyase, with translation MAKHAVLSSGTKMWRSLACAKSELRLDLTLACGQSFRWRETAEGHWTGVMGGRVWTLAQTDDTLWYHVYKNQDRQGEGRDRKTTTGVFLSKKSEKRFKGALKKEEEELVAVTLVQDTEEEEQMLRDYFQLNVKLGDLYKEWGAADPHFKHIADIFTGVRMLRQEPTECLFSFICTSNNHISRIQGMVERLCQALGTPLCQLDHTSYYNFPSLSALADNSVEARLRDLGFGYRARFLQQSAKQILDTHGLQWLEDLRSAPYLQARDALRTLPGVGTKVADCVCLMSLDKAEAVPIDTHVWQIAKRDYNYTSGNGQKSITDKLHRDIGDFFRKLWGPHAGWAHSVLFCADLKKFQKLKEMPHVKQPQKEENGGEETQVACKTKTKIKREETEAVKTIKTKKAKMCV, from the exons ATGGCCAAACATGCAGTGCTGTCGTCGGGAACAAAAATGTGGAGATCTCTGGCTTGTGCAAAATCAGAGCTGCGTCTGGATCTCACTCTTGCCTGTGGACAGTCTTTCCG CTGGAGAGAAACTGCAGAAGGCCACTGGACCGGAGTGATGGGAGGACGAGTTTGGACTCTGGCTCAAACAGATGACACCCTGTGGTACCACGTTTACAAAAACCAAGACAGGCAGGGGGAgggaagagacaggaagacgACAACTGGTGTTTTTCTCTCAAAAAAGTCAGAGAAGAGATTCAAAGGAGCTttgaagaaggaggaggaggagctggtggcTGTGACTTTAGTGCAGgacactgaggaggaagaacagaTGTTGAGAGATTACTTCCAGCTGAATGTGAAGCTGGGGGATCTGTACAAGGAATGGGGAGCTGCGGACCCCCACTTCAAGCACATTGCAGACATCTTCACag GTGTGCGAATGCTGCGGCAAGAACCCACTGAATGCCTGTTTTCCTTCATCTGCACCTCCAACAACCACATCTCTCGCATACAGGGCATGGTGGAGAGGCTGTGCCAGGCTCTGGGCACCCCACTGTGTCAACTCGATCACACCTCTTACTACAATTTCCCTTCCCTGTCTGCGCTGGCAG ACAACAGTGTAGAGGCGCGTCTAAGGGATCTTGGTTTTGGATACAGGGCTCGGTTCCTTCAGCAGAGTGCAAAGCAGATTTTGGACACCCACGGGCTCCAGTGGCTTGAGGATCTACGCAGTGCCCCATATCTGCAGGCCCGTGACGCTCTGCGCACTCTCCCCGGTGTGGGCACCAAG GTGGCGGACTGTGTATGTCTGATGTCCCTGGATAAGGCAGAGGCTGTTCCTATAGACACACATGTGTGGCAGATTGCTAAACGTGACTACAACTACACTTCTGGCAACGGACAAAAGAGCATCACAGATAAACTTCACAGAGATATTG GGGATTTTTTCAGAAAGCTCTGGGGTCCACATGCAGGCTGGGCACACTCG GTGTTGTTCTGCGCTGATCTCAAGAAGTTCCAAAAGCTGAAAGAAATGCCACATGTGAAGCAGccacagaaagaagaaaatggtggagaagaaacacaggtggcatgcaaaacaaaaacaaagattaaGAGAGAAGAAACTGAAGCTGTGAAGACTATCAAAACCAAGAAAGCAAAGATGTGTGTCTAG